The Phaeodactylum tricornutum CCAP 1055/1 chromosome 8, whole genome shotgun sequence DNA segment CCGAAAGATTCGTTGGCCCACATCCGGTACGTATTACTGCAAACTCGCTCCATAGCACTCCGGTAGCGGCAAGGACAGTAAGCATGGAAAATACGGCTGTGACTACGACAAACAAATTTGAAGATTTTGGAACAggaggctgctgctgcggaGAGTCGAAAAGACAGCAACGAGACAGTCGATCGTAGCGCATTCTTTTGCTTGCGCATTTTCCTGAGGTTGCAACATTCGTTGAAATCGGCAGGCGAAGTGGAGGGGCTTGAAACACAGGACAAGCAACAGAAGAAACTTGGAATGCAACAGAAAATGTTGAAGAGCACATTACCAGGACCACCAGTGTCGCTCTGCGTATCTGTTTTTGCGCTTTCGCAACAGGAACGGTGCTGAATTGTACCTCCTGATTCATTTGATTAACCGAACACTGGGGTACTGGATGCCCGTGTACAGGACACCTCGACCTCTGAACAGTGTGTTGTTTCCACAAGTTTGTAGGATATGTGGAACGAAAGGTACATGCATCCAACATTCCGATTTTTGTTCCGCAGGATCATTGTCAA contains these protein-coding regions:
- a CDS encoding predicted protein, yielding MLDACTFRSTYPTNLWKQHTVQRSRCPVHGHPVPQCSVNQMNQEVQFSTVPVAKAQKQIRRATLVVLVMCSSTFSVAFQVSSVACPVFQAPPLRLPISTNVATSGKCASKRMRYDRLSRCCLFDSPQQQPPVPKSSNLFVVVTAVFSMLTVLAATGVLWSEFAVIRTGCGPTNLSDDTERAFYVVVLVVASLSVFSRIVAGRSLEQLARLSWEDKEGLFFPIRVAEGITTVAVLGVFAALGSQIVHGERMDGMSGINVDMCKAIQETTVQLPVSKL